The following is a genomic window from Synechococcus sp. JA-2-3B'a(2-13).
ACCCACGCTTTCTCATTGGCTCTCCTGGAAGGCGCTAAAAGTCAAGGTTGACGAGGTGGATCTCCAGAGGTGGATCTCTAATTGTCAGGGAACTGGGTTTCGAGCAAGGGTCTTCCCCTATCCAAACTTCAGCTTAGAAGCATCGAGAGCAAGGAAAGGCTCCCCTGCTGCAGCAAGTGGGATCCGGATTTTGGTAGGCTACAGATAACCCCAACCGACTGTGCCCAACCTAGCATAGGGATCCCTGCCGGGGGTGCTTCTAGGATCACAGTTCAACACAACTTTGTTACAACCTATCATCGCAACCCTTTTCTTCCAAATGGGCACTTTGCCCCCTTTCTGACTCTATGTCCCTTGCCACCGATTGCCCCAGCTCGCTTGCATCTGCCTCAGAGCGCCCGCTGCTGTCCCAAGTGCAGTTGGCCCGCGCTGCTGCCCAACACACGGCCACCTTGCCCACGGCTATTAAGAATGCCGCTCTGGAGGCCATGGCCACTGCCTTGTTGGAGCACCAAGAGCCTATCTTGGCCGCCAACCGGGCGGATTTGGAGCGGGCAGCAGAGATGGTGAAAGCCGGGGAGTTGTCGGCATCTGCCTATGCCCGCCTGAAGCTGGATGCCCACAAACTGGCAGATATGGTGGCCGGAGTGCGGCAGGTGATCCGGCTGGGGGATCCGGTGGGCCGAGCTTTGCTGATCCGGGAACTGGACGAGGGGCTAATTTTGGAACGGCGCACCTACCCTTTGGGGGTGCTGGGGGTGATCTTCGAGTCGCGGCCCGATGCTTTGGTGCAAATTGCTGCCCTGGCGGTGAAAACCGGCAATAGCGTCTTGCTCAAGGGGGGATCCGAAGCTTTGCTCTCCTGTCAAGCCTTGATGGCGGCCATCCAGGCGGGCCTGCAACAGATCCCGGAGTTCCCCCAGGGATCCCTGCAGTTGCTCACCAGCCGCGCCGAGGTCAAGGCCCTACTGCAACTGGAAGGGCTGGTAGACCTGATCATCCCCCGCGGCTCCAGCAGCTTTGTCCGCTACATCCTGGAGAATACCCGCATCCCGGTATTGGGCCATGCCGATGGCCTGTGTCACCTGTACGTGGATCGGGCAGCGGATGTGGACATGGCGATCAAGCTGACGGTGGACAGCAAAACCCAGTACCCCGCCGCCTGCAATGCCATCGAGACCCTGTTGGTCCACAAGGCCATAGCCCCCCACTTTTTGCCTCTGGCGGTCAA
Proteins encoded in this region:
- a CDS encoding glutamate-5-semialdehyde dehydrogenase yields the protein MSLATDCPSSLASASERPLLSQVQLARAAAQHTATLPTAIKNAALEAMATALLEHQEPILAANRADLERAAEMVKAGELSASAYARLKLDAHKLADMVAGVRQVIRLGDPVGRALLIRELDEGLILERRTYPLGVLGVIFESRPDALVQIAALAVKTGNSVLLKGGSEALLSCQALMAAIQAGLQQIPEFPQGSLQLLTSRAEVKALLQLEGLVDLIIPRGSSSFVRYILENTRIPVLGHADGLCHLYVDRAADVDMAIKLTVDSKTQYPAACNAIETLLVHKAIAPHFLPLAVKALREKGVELRGDPLCRELVPDLIPATEDDWSTEYADLILSIKVVGSLDEAIAHIQQYGSRHTEAIVTEDAAAARRFLDEVDAAGVFHNASTRFADGFRYGFGAEVGISTQKLPPRGPVGLEGLVTYRYQLRGQGHLVADYTGPQARPFQHRDRLNNTGLA